In the Lepus europaeus isolate LE1 chromosome 18, mLepTim1.pri, whole genome shotgun sequence genome, one interval contains:
- the LOC133776903 gene encoding small ribosomal subunit protein eS27-like, with protein MPLTKDLLHPSPEEEKRKHKKKRLVQSPNSYFMDVKCPGCYKITMVFSHAQTVVLCVGCSTVLCQPTGGKARLTEGCSFRRKQH; from the coding sequence ATGCCTCTCACAAAGGATCTCCTGCATCCCTCTCCCGAAGAGGAGAAGAGGAAACACAAGAAGAAGCGCCTGGTGCAGAGCCCCAATTCCTACTTCATGGACGTGAAGTGCCCAGGATGCTATAAAATCACCATGGTTTTCAGCCATGCACAAACGGTAGTTTTGTGcgttggctgctccactgtccTCTGCCAGCCCACAGGAGGAAAAGCAAGGCTTACAGAAGGATGTTCCTTCAGGAGGAAGCAGCACTGA